The proteins below come from a single Bacteroidota bacterium genomic window:
- a CDS encoding MotA/TolQ/ExbB proton channel family protein produces MLGILLQITQPGSVAQDTVANAINQPQVTAPKVEAMSLLDVISKGGIIMIPILLLSIIAIYIFISRYITIRKAGKDESSFMNNIRDLIHEGRVDSALSVCRNTQKPIARMIEKGLMRLGRPLKEIGESVEIVGKFEVYKLEKNLVILAVVAGIAPMFGFIGTILGVIKIFYDISLAGDVSISSVSAGLYTKMVSSAGGLIVGIIAFVFYHWLNIMVDKAVHKMEYNAMEFIDLLQEPSK; encoded by the coding sequence ATGTTAGGGATATTATTGCAGATTACACAGCCGGGAAGCGTAGCACAGGATACTGTAGCCAATGCTATTAACCAACCCCAGGTAACAGCGCCAAAAGTGGAAGCCATGTCGTTGCTCGATGTTATATCGAAAGGCGGTATCATTATGATTCCGATCTTGCTGCTTTCGATCATTGCCATTTACATTTTTATCTCGCGCTACATTACCATCCGCAAAGCAGGAAAAGACGAGAGTAGTTTCATGAATAACATCCGTGACCTGATACACGAAGGGCGCGTTGATTCGGCACTTTCAGTTTGCCGTAATACACAGAAACCCATTGCACGCATGATAGAAAAAGGACTGATGCGTCTTGGCAGACCGTTGAAAGAGATTGGCGAATCGGTTGAGATTGTCGGTAAATTCGAAGTATATAAACTGGAAAAAAATCTTGTTATACTTGCCGTTGTTGCCGGTATTGCACCGATGTTTGGTTTTATCGGAACCATACTCGGGGTTATCAAGATATTCTATGATATATCACTGGCGGGCGATGTAAGTATTTCGAGTGTATCCGCAGGTCTTTATACCAAAATGGTTTCGAGTGCAGGCGGGCTTATTGTAGGCATTATTGCATTTGTGTTTTATCATTGGTTAAACATCATGGTTGACAAAGCCGTTCACAAAATGGAATACAACGCCATGGAGTTTATTGATCTGTTGCAGGAGCCTTCGAAATAA
- a CDS encoding biopolymer transporter ExbD codes for MNLRRKKNITAEVSTSSMNDIMFFLMLFFLIMSTLLNPSVIKLSLPNSKHSQAIRTKEIQISVTKDLAYYVNNKPIAFDQIENSLKAELQKSTDATVVLRCDNTLPIQELVNLLEIGNKLQIRMILATKTTNGTTN; via the coding sequence ATGAATCTGAGGCGCAAAAAAAATATTACAGCAGAGGTCAGTACTTCTTCAATGAATGACATCATGTTCTTTCTGATGTTGTTTTTTCTGATTATGTCCACCCTGCTTAACCCCAGTGTTATTAAGCTATCGCTTCCAAATTCAAAGCATTCTCAGGCAATACGGACAAAAGAAATTCAAATTAGTGTAACCAAAGACCTGGCATATTACGTAAACAATAAGCCAATTGCCTTTGACCAGATTGAAAACTCTTTGAAAGCAGAATTGCAGAAATCAACGGATGCCACTGTTGTCCTGCGTTGCGACAATACGCTTCCGATACAGGAATTGGTGAATTTGCTTGAAATCGGGAATAAACTTCAGATACGAATGATTCTCGCAACAAAAACAACCAATGGCACAACAAATTAA